Proteins found in one Megalobrama amblycephala isolate DHTTF-2021 linkage group LG5, ASM1881202v1, whole genome shotgun sequence genomic segment:
- the bdkrb2 gene encoding B2 bradykinin receptor, whose translation MEQDIKATTLSILSTIPTTVSWNNLTNDTQCPHWEVWDWLYIMQPAYMFIICVLGILGNVFVLLVFGLHKKACTVAEIYLGNLAAADLLLVLCLPFWAINIANGFEWRFGSVMCRLVNTGIRMNMFCSIYLLVLVSADRYVALVHAMSRGRMRRPRYAKLNCIAVWCFGLILNIPTLHFRDTQFIPELNITACILDYPSPHVGLVCDILLILLGFIIPVLVISYCTLKIIRALSEQVVDRFNAENTERKATILVLVVLLVFLLCWVPFHLVTLMDILIRFGVLGGCSFQSGLDISNQIFTYLALSNSVLNPILYVIVGKNFRKKVKELMKQLTEKKTDSTNGSTRSQLSSTLKTFTTY comes from the coding sequence ATGGAGCAAGACATAAAAGCAACAACACTGTCAATCCTTTCTACAATTCCTACGACCGTCTCCTGGAACAACCTGACCAATGACACCCAGTGTCCGCATTGGGAAGTGTGGGACTGGTTGTACATCATGCAGCCTGCTTACATGTTCATCATCTGCGTGCTGGGAATTCTCGGGAACGTCTTCGTCCTGCTGGTCTTCGGCCTGCATAAGAAAGCATGTACGGTGGCGGAAATCTACCTCGGAAACCTGGCAGCCGCCGACCTCCTGTTGGTTTTGTGTCTGCCGTTCTGGGCGATCAACATCGCCAATGGGTTTGAATGGCGATTCGGGTCGGTCATGTGCCGTCTGGTCAACACGGGCATCAGAATGAACATGTTTTGCAGTATTTACTTGCTGGTTTTGGTCAGCGCCGATCGTTACGTCGCACTCGTCCATGCCATGTCACGCGGTAGAATGAGACGACCTCGATACGCCAAGCTCAACTGCATTGCCGTTTGGTGCTTTGGATTAATACTCAACATCCCAACACTTCATTTCCGGGATACTCAATTCATCCCAGAGCTGAACATCACGGCTTGCATTCTGGACTATCCGAGTCCCCATGTCGGCCTCGTTTGTGACATCCTTCTCATTTTGCTCGGCTTCATCATCCCAGTTTTGGTGATCTCCTACTGCACGCTGAAGATCATTCGAGCCCTGAGCGAGCAAGTCGTCGACCGCTTTAATGCGGAAAACACGGAAAGAAAAGCCACCATCCTGGTGCTGGTCGTGCTGTTGGTGTTTCTCTTGTGTTGGGTGCCGTTTCACCTCGTGACCCTCATGGATATCCTGATACGCTTCGGTGTCCTCGGTGGATGCAGCTTTCAATCCGGTCTCGACATCTCCAATCAGATATTCACATATCTGGCTTTGAGCAACAGCGTGCTGAACCCGATACTCTACGTGATTGTGGGCAAGAACTTCAGGAAGAAAGTCAAAGAGCTGATGAAGCAACTTACAGAGAAGAAAACAGATTCAACAAACGGTTCTACGAGATCACAGCTCTCGTCAACCTTAAAGACCTTCACGACATATTAA
- the LOC125269292 gene encoding ladderlectin-like — protein sequence MTMLRNVLLLFIIFSMGNAEVELAVKCPPGWKNFGVRCYKYFSQSVNWITAERNCQSLGANLASVHSKLENDFLLSLVPSSTLAWVGAHDGEQEGQWLWSDGTAYDYTNWCSNEPNSANGAENCLEINWTSNRCWNDGSCSVSNKYVCVTDM from the exons ATGACAATGCTGAGAAATGTTCTGCTTCTTTTCATTATCTTCTCCATGGGGAATGCAGAAG TTGAGTTAGCTGTAAAATGCCCCCCTGGATGGAAAAATTTTGGAGTCCGGTGCTACAAGTACTTCTCTCAGTCGGTCAACTGGATTACAGCAGAG AGAAACTGTCAAAGTCTTGGTGCGAATCTGGCATCTGTACATAGTAAACTGGAAAATGATTTCCTGCTGAGTCTGGTGCCTTCTTCCACACTGGCTTGGGTTGGTGCTCATGATGGTGAACAA GAAGGACAGTGGTTGTGGAGTGATGGAACTGCGTATGACTACACCAACTGGTGCTCTAATGAGCCTAATAGTGCCAATGGTGCTGAGAACTGTCTGGAGATCAACTGGACCT CTAACCGTTGCTGGAACGATGGGTCCTGCTCAGTGTCAAACAAATATGTTTGTGTTACGGACATGTGA